One genomic segment of Rhodopirellula islandica includes these proteins:
- a CDS encoding DUF937 domain-containing protein has protein sequence MSELLEQVGRQMTPERISSLSRSLGADESAVRNAVSAALPTLLGAVTRQADDPTQTAQLHHALERDHDGSVLDHLGGLFGSDDATQNSGVTSKTTAGGAILDHILGNKKERVEHGVSAASGLSMGQSTKLMMMLAPVLMGVLGQQRKSKGLSPDGLGDMLRQEKASVQQSADGGSMLGRMFDQDGDGDFDMMDVVQFGMGRLFGRK, from the coding sequence ATGTCTGAGTTGTTGGAACAAGTCGGTCGACAAATGACACCCGAGCGAATCTCAAGCCTGAGTCGATCGCTGGGTGCGGATGAGTCTGCGGTTCGCAATGCGGTCAGTGCCGCGTTGCCAACCTTGCTGGGCGCGGTGACGCGTCAAGCCGACGATCCCACTCAAACGGCTCAACTGCATCACGCGTTGGAGCGTGATCATGACGGTTCGGTGCTGGATCATTTAGGCGGATTGTTTGGATCCGATGATGCAACGCAAAATTCGGGCGTGACGTCCAAGACCACCGCTGGCGGCGCGATCTTGGATCACATCCTGGGCAACAAGAAAGAACGCGTCGAACATGGTGTGAGCGCCGCGAGCGGACTTTCGATGGGACAATCCACCAAGTTGATGATGATGTTGGCGCCGGTCCTGATGGGCGTGCTAGGACAGCAGCGAAAGTCCAAAGGTTTGTCGCCCGATGGCCTGGGTGACATGCTTCGGCAAGAAAAGGCGTCGGTTCAGCAATCGGCCGATGGTGGAAGCATGTTGGGCCGGATGTTTGACCAAGACGGCGACGGCGACTTTGACATGATGGATGTCGTCCAGTTCGGCATGGGGCGGTTGTTCGGTCGCAAGTGA